From Nguyenibacter vanlangensis, one genomic window encodes:
- a CDS encoding phytanoyl-CoA dioxygenase family protein, translating to MKIDLPSLARKIPSRLLMPPVWVAQLATGAKSFRDNPIIGSRRLNALGLHNARQGLAHWLADRRRRRLGQALDADHAAAFRRDGFVLVPDFLSPDMFAAVLRQARDFRGSARETIQGDTITRRLALDPAALRRMPALGRVLDDPLWRRLLRFVGSHDAEPVCYLQTILSGAVDGPPDPQTALHADTFHPTVKAWLTLTDVAEGAGPFVYVPGSHILTPARRAWERRMSMTARHTPDRLSGRGSFRISAEDLRRLGYDAPRAFAVPANTLIVADTSGFHARGPSLQPGIRVEIWAYGRRNPFLSLPFDIWRIPALGRRRAPVFWAVCDVLDRLGLKRQTWRRRDDRSAFDPA from the coding sequence ATGAAAATCGATCTACCGAGCCTGGCGCGCAAAATACCATCCCGGCTGCTGATGCCGCCGGTCTGGGTGGCCCAGCTCGCGACCGGCGCGAAATCGTTCCGCGACAACCCGATCATCGGCAGCCGCCGGCTCAACGCGCTCGGCCTGCATAACGCGCGCCAGGGCCTGGCCCACTGGCTGGCCGATCGCCGCCGCCGCCGCCTCGGCCAGGCCCTGGACGCCGATCATGCCGCCGCCTTCCGGCGTGACGGCTTCGTCCTGGTCCCGGATTTCCTGTCGCCCGACATGTTCGCCGCGGTGCTGCGTCAGGCCAGGGATTTCCGCGGATCGGCGCGTGAGACGATCCAGGGCGACACGATCACCCGCCGCCTGGCGCTCGATCCGGCGGCCCTGCGACGCATGCCCGCGCTCGGCCGAGTCCTCGATGATCCGCTCTGGCGCCGCCTGCTGCGTTTCGTCGGCAGTCATGATGCCGAGCCGGTCTGCTACCTGCAGACGATCCTCTCCGGCGCCGTCGACGGCCCGCCGGACCCGCAGACGGCCTTGCATGCCGACACGTTCCACCCGACCGTCAAGGCATGGCTGACATTGACCGACGTCGCGGAAGGCGCCGGCCCGTTCGTCTATGTCCCTGGTTCGCACATCCTCACGCCGGCGCGCCGGGCATGGGAACGCCGTATGAGCATGACGGCGCGCCACACCCCAGACCGCCTCAGCGGCCGCGGCTCGTTCCGGATCTCGGCCGAAGATCTGCGCCGCCTCGGCTATGACGCGCCACGCGCCTTCGCCGTGCCGGCCAATACGCTGATCGTGGCCGACACGTCCGGCTTCCATGCGCGCGGTCCCAGCCTGCAGCCCGGGATCAGGGTTGAAATCTGGGCATATGGCCGCCGCAACCCATTTCTTTCGCTTCCGTTTGACATCTGGCGGATTCCGGCGCTCGGCCGCCGTCGCGCACCCGTCTTCTGGGCGGTGTGCGACGTGCTGGACCGCCTCGGCCTGAAACGACAAACCTGGCGCCGCCGGGACGACAGGTCGGCGTTCGATCCGGCCTGA
- a CDS encoding mechanosensitive ion channel family protein — MKSAFLALLIDLRRSFGWLPGIVASILVLCAAVLMAEIVSRITTKLVLRIPGQKRGAFVRSFTLAMRRPARITLAIIFVATALPASGLSYRMMQMTGRGLLVLFVLMLGYAAIVAMRVLSDAYLARIDGKEDRDDILLRTHKTQVRVLRRMADILIGVLTVGSALMTFESVREYGLSLFASAGAASLLVGLAARPLLTNLIAGMQIAMTQPIRMEDLIIINGDWAWVEEITATYVVLRVWDWRRHIVPISYFLENSFQNWTHNSAALIGVVFLYLDFHAPMDRIRARLHDIVRESPLWDGKVFDVQVADCSAQVMTIRVIASARSAMQSWDLRCDIREKIILFLRDHCPEALPRERMAHVASQSGQDVLTAPGVISPAIDRPPPGSYTGPGAAPGM; from the coding sequence GTGAAAAGCGCCTTTCTTGCTCTCCTGATCGACCTTCGCCGATCGTTCGGCTGGCTGCCCGGGATCGTGGCCTCGATCCTGGTCCTGTGCGCGGCCGTGCTGATGGCCGAGATCGTCAGCCGGATCACCACCAAGCTCGTCCTGCGCATCCCGGGGCAAAAGCGCGGGGCCTTCGTCCGTTCCTTCACGCTGGCGATGCGGCGTCCGGCGCGGATCACGCTGGCGATCATCTTCGTCGCGACCGCGCTGCCGGCGTCCGGCCTGTCCTATCGCATGATGCAGATGACGGGCCGGGGACTGCTGGTGCTGTTCGTGCTGATGCTGGGCTATGCGGCGATCGTGGCGATGCGCGTGCTGTCGGACGCCTACCTGGCGCGGATAGACGGCAAGGAAGATCGCGACGACATCCTGCTGCGCACCCATAAGACGCAGGTGCGCGTACTGCGCCGCATGGCGGATATCCTGATCGGTGTCCTGACCGTCGGCTCGGCGCTCATGACCTTCGAATCGGTGCGCGAATATGGCCTCAGCCTGTTCGCGTCGGCCGGCGCCGCCTCCCTGCTGGTCGGCCTGGCGGCCCGGCCGCTGCTGACCAACCTCATCGCCGGCATGCAGATCGCGATGACCCAGCCGATCCGGATGGAAGACCTGATCATCATCAATGGCGACTGGGCGTGGGTCGAGGAAATCACCGCCACCTATGTCGTGCTGCGTGTGTGGGACTGGCGGCGGCACATCGTGCCGATTTCCTATTTCCTGGAAAATTCCTTCCAGAATTGGACGCATAATTCGGCGGCGCTGATCGGCGTGGTGTTCCTGTATCTCGACTTCCACGCCCCGATGGACCGGATCCGCGCCCGGCTGCACGACATCGTGCGCGAAAGCCCGCTATGGGACGGCAAGGTGTTCGACGTCCAGGTCGCGGACTGTTCGGCGCAGGTGATGACGATCCGCGTGATCGCCTCGGCCCGCTCGGCCATGCAGAGCTGGGACCTGCGCTGCGACATCCGCGAGAAGATCATCCTCTTCCTGCGCGACCACTGCCCCGAGGCCCTGCCGCGCGAGCGCATGGCCCATGTCGCGTCGCAATCGGGGCAGGACGTGCTGACCGCACCGGGCGTGATCTCGCCGGCGATCGACCGCCCGCCGCCAGGCTCCTATACCGGCCCCGGCGCTGCCCCAGGGATGTGA
- a CDS encoding amino acid permease: MALHSPTPASAPGRLRLRKSIQQIESESQDHGLHRTLGPIQLMMLGIGSTIGAGIYVMTGTAAAEYAGPAILLSFLVAGLACLFTALSYGELASTMPVSGSAYSYAYVSMGEGAAWAVGWLLLLEYGVSCAGVAAGFSGYATSLLHDLGVHVPAFISTTLVQTQPTVHGASLLVAPRLDLVGAASVLLVTFLLVLGIQESARINTLVVFVKVGVLLLFLAFGLRYIHPSYLEPFIPPREDGFHYGVPGIFRAASVIFFAYVGFETVSTASAEARNPRRDVPLGIIGSLLICTLIYMCVAVVLIGVVPFRRLNVADPLAIAVDAIGQPWLALLIKVGAVIGLCSVILGLLYGQTRIFFTIARDGLLPKIFCRLHPTFRTPWIGTILLGLVVAAATATLPIDIISDLVSLGTAAAFGIVCFTVIWQRNARPDLARPFSVPLGGVRVGGVWIGLVPSLGILFCLIMAGPLFLDMIRALADGNPLPALLLGGYIVLGVLGYVLYGHSHSHLGRDKRTATV, translated from the coding sequence ATGGCTCTTCATTCACCTACGCCCGCTTCCGCGCCGGGGCGCCTGCGGCTTCGGAAATCCATCCAGCAGATCGAATCGGAAAGCCAGGATCACGGGCTGCACCGGACGCTTGGCCCGATCCAACTGATGATGCTGGGGATCGGCTCGACGATCGGCGCCGGGATCTATGTGATGACCGGGACGGCCGCCGCGGAATATGCGGGGCCGGCCATCCTGCTCTCGTTCCTGGTGGCCGGCCTGGCGTGCCTGTTCACGGCGCTGTCCTATGGCGAACTTGCCTCGACGATGCCGGTTTCGGGTTCGGCCTACAGCTATGCCTATGTCTCGATGGGCGAAGGGGCGGCGTGGGCGGTGGGCTGGCTGCTGCTGCTGGAATATGGCGTGTCCTGCGCCGGGGTCGCCGCCGGCTTTTCCGGCTATGCGACCAGCCTGCTGCACGATCTGGGCGTGCATGTGCCCGCGTTCATCTCGACCACGCTGGTGCAGACCCAGCCGACCGTGCATGGCGCCAGCCTGCTGGTCGCGCCCAGGCTGGACCTTGTGGGGGCGGCTTCGGTCCTGCTGGTGACGTTCCTGCTGGTGCTGGGGATCCAGGAATCGGCGCGGATCAATACGCTGGTCGTGTTCGTCAAGGTCGGCGTGCTGCTGCTGTTCCTGGCGTTCGGCCTGCGTTACATCCACCCGTCCTATCTGGAACCATTCATCCCGCCGCGTGAGGACGGGTTCCATTACGGGGTGCCGGGCATCTTTCGCGCGGCCTCGGTCATCTTTTTCGCCTATGTGGGATTCGAGACGGTGTCGACCGCGTCGGCCGAGGCGCGCAATCCGCGGCGCGACGTGCCGCTGGGCATCATCGGCTCGCTGCTGATCTGCACGCTGATCTATATGTGCGTCGCCGTGGTGCTGATCGGCGTGGTGCCGTTCCGCCGGCTGAACGTCGCCGATCCCCTGGCGATCGCCGTCGATGCGATCGGGCAGCCCTGGCTGGCGCTGCTGATCAAGGTCGGGGCGGTGATCGGCCTGTGCTCGGTGATCCTGGGGCTGCTTTACGGCCAGACCCGCATTTTCTTCACCATCGCGCGGGACGGGCTGCTGCCGAAGATTTTCTGCAGGCTGCATCCGACCTTTCGCACGCCGTGGATCGGGACCATCCTGCTGGGCCTGGTCGTGGCGGCGGCGACCGCCACGCTGCCGATCGACATCATCAGCGACCTGGTCAGCCTGGGCACGGCGGCGGCATTCGGCATCGTGTGCTTTACCGTCATCTGGCAGCGCAATGCCCGCCCCGACCTGGCGCGTCCCTTCAGCGTGCCACTGGGCGGGGTGCGGGTCGGCGGGGTCTGGATCGGGCTGGTGCCCAGCCTGGGCATCCTGTTCTGCCTGATCATGGCCGGGCCGCTCTTTCTGGACATGATCCGTGCCCTGGCCGACGGCAATCCGCTGCCGGCCCTCCTGCTCGGCGGCTATATCGTCCTGGGGGTGCTGGGCTATGTCCTGTATGGCCATTCCCATTCGCACCTGGGCCGCGACAAGCGAACCGCCACGGTCTGA
- a CDS encoding GDSL-type esterase/lipase family protein, with product MVRRLTAPLPLLALLGLGAAAPANLAVQPISRMDTPWWHQRFAEKQDEIAHGRYDLVWLGDSITQNWERRGPEDWRDFAPVWQHYYGDRHAINLGFKGDSTCHVLWRLAHGELEFRTAPRLFIVLIGANNFGHVHTDARQTYAGIVRIVDQIHARLPATQVLLLEVLPSIRSAWVSENTRTLNRMMVAEVRIGRPWLHLQDAGAALERDGAPDPGRFLDPRLVPPDPPLHPTTAAQQEIARLIEPTVAAILGDRPH from the coding sequence ATGGTCCGACGCCTGACCGCCCCCCTGCCCCTGCTGGCCCTGCTGGGTCTGGGGGCGGCCGCCCCGGCCAATCTGGCGGTGCAGCCCATATCGCGCATGGATACGCCCTGGTGGCACCAGCGCTTCGCGGAAAAACAGGACGAGATCGCGCATGGCCGCTACGACCTGGTCTGGCTGGGGGATTCGATCACCCAGAACTGGGAGCGGCGCGGCCCCGAGGACTGGCGGGATTTCGCCCCGGTCTGGCAGCATTATTATGGTGACCGGCATGCCATCAACCTGGGATTCAAGGGGGACAGCACGTGCCATGTCCTGTGGCGCCTGGCGCATGGCGAGCTGGAGTTCCGCACGGCGCCGCGCCTGTTCATCGTCCTGATCGGCGCCAATAATTTCGGCCATGTCCATACCGATGCCCGCCAGACCTATGCCGGCATCGTGCGGATCGTGGACCAGATTCATGCCCGCCTGCCGGCGACGCAGGTGCTGCTGCTGGAGGTGCTGCCCTCCATCCGTTCGGCCTGGGTGAGCGAGAATACGCGGACGCTGAACCGCATGATGGTGGCCGAGGTCCGGATCGGCCGGCCGTGGCTGCACCTGCAGGATGCCGGCGCGGCGCTGGAGCGCGACGGCGCGCCGGACCCCGGCCGTTTCCTGGACCCGCGCCTGGTGCCGCCGGACCCGCCCCTGCACCCCACCACCGCTGCGCAGCAGGAGATCGCACGCCTGATCGAACCTACGGTCGCGGCGATCCTGGGCGACCGGCCGCACTGA
- a CDS encoding undecaprenyl-diphosphate phosphatase, producing the protein MTLIQAIVIAILQGATELFPVSSLGHAVIVPALLGWVVDPSGDMFLPFLVMLHLGTAIALLVFFWKDWAAIVRGISGRDGSQRQAESIHIVALLVVATIPAVIIGFLLEHWLRTLFGTARFAAIFLFLNGLLLLLTERIKARQSMTEGGAIASLTYADAAIIGLWQCAAFFPGISRSGATIIGGLFRNLNHEGAARFSFLMAQPVIFAATVREAMHLRHVAVPQGQMQLAAIGAVVAAITALASTAFLMRYFHNHEKWALSPFAYYCLAVGAACFFYLGR; encoded by the coding sequence ATGACACTCATCCAAGCCATAGTGATCGCCATTCTTCAGGGGGCGACGGAATTGTTCCCCGTCAGCAGCCTGGGACATGCCGTGATCGTCCCTGCCCTGCTGGGCTGGGTGGTCGACCCGAGCGGCGACATGTTCCTGCCGTTTCTGGTCATGCTGCACCTGGGCACCGCGATCGCGCTGCTGGTCTTCTTCTGGAAGGACTGGGCCGCGATCGTGCGCGGCATCTCCGGCCGGGACGGCAGCCAGCGCCAGGCCGAGAGCATCCATATCGTGGCGCTGCTGGTGGTCGCGACCATTCCGGCGGTCATTATCGGCTTTTTGCTCGAACATTGGCTGCGCACCCTGTTCGGAACGGCGCGCTTTGCCGCGATCTTCCTGTTCCTGAACGGGTTGCTGCTGCTGCTGACCGAACGGATCAAGGCGCGGCAATCCATGACCGAGGGCGGGGCAATCGCGTCGCTGACCTATGCCGATGCCGCGATCATCGGGCTGTGGCAGTGCGCGGCGTTTTTTCCGGGCATTTCGCGTTCGGGCGCCACGATCATCGGCGGGCTGTTCCGCAACCTGAACCATGAAGGGGCGGCGCGCTTCTCGTTCCTGATGGCGCAGCCTGTGATCTTCGCGGCGACGGTGCGCGAGGCCATGCATCTTCGCCATGTCGCCGTCCCGCAGGGCCAGATGCAGTTGGCCGCGATCGGCGCCGTCGTCGCCGCGATCACCGCCCTGGCCAGCACCGCATTCCTGATGCGCTATTTCCACAACCATGAAAAATGGGCGCTCAGCCCGTTCGCCTATTACTGCCTGGCGGTCGGCGCCGCGTGCTTTTTCTATCTGGGCCGGTGA
- a CDS encoding MlaD family protein yields the protein MARENGSAIVFSGLVLLVAGAFYAYARASQVDLGHDRYHLTARFISANGLHVGAEVQLAGVPVGRVTAITLDPVSAMANVGFTVDRALQLPADSAVTIGSATMTDEDALMVQPGKAPTHLAPGAVITNAQEAVSLEQQVSNYIFGNGGLPSDSTPGSD from the coding sequence TTGGCGCGAGAAAATGGCAGCGCGATCGTGTTCAGCGGACTGGTTCTGCTGGTGGCCGGGGCGTTCTACGCCTATGCCCGTGCGTCGCAGGTCGATCTGGGCCATGACCGCTACCACCTGACCGCCCGGTTCATATCGGCCAACGGGCTGCATGTGGGGGCCGAGGTCCAGTTGGCGGGCGTGCCGGTCGGCCGCGTCACCGCCATCACCCTCGATCCGGTCAGCGCCATGGCCAATGTCGGCTTCACCGTCGACCGCGCCCTGCAGCTTCCGGCCGACAGCGCGGTGACGATCGGCAGCGCGACCATGACGGACGAGGACGCGCTGATGGTCCAGCCCGGCAAGGCGCCCACCCACCTGGCCCCCGGCGCCGTCATCACAAATGCGCAAGAGGCCGTCAGTCTCGAACAGCAGGTCAGCAATTACATCTTCGGTAATGGCGGCCTGCCCTCCGATTCGACGCCAGGATCGGATTGA
- a CDS encoding D-alanine--D-alanine ligase, translating into MNHASTAAPAPANPAQPASPLSMFEFWPGWIFYTPIVLYWIAMGVRHLDFSLPTAANPRIETGGLCGESKTAILDMAGETAGRWIAPYTTMTTTGSAEDAAAARQALAQAGLALPIVLKPDIGCNGTGVKLAATPAELARAVAQFPPGTGLMLQRLIPFEHEAGVFYIRHPDEPRGRITSLTYKEAPVIVGDGRSTVRQLIDADARTGLVPHLYLPRLGARVHDVLPAGEPMRLVFAGNHCKGSIFRNGASDITPALTEQIDRIMQDIPDFHFGRIDLKFESIASLRLGRGFEIIEINGVGSEATHIWDSRTTLREAYAAQFSHYRETFRIGAKKKKAGWRSSGALTMLRSWRRQRKLLASYPMND; encoded by the coding sequence ATGAACCATGCCTCGACCGCCGCCCCTGCCCCGGCCAATCCTGCGCAGCCGGCATCGCCGCTGTCGATGTTCGAATTCTGGCCGGGCTGGATCTTCTATACCCCGATCGTGCTGTACTGGATCGCCATGGGGGTGCGGCACCTGGATTTCAGCCTGCCCACGGCGGCCAATCCGCGGATCGAGACCGGCGGCCTGTGCGGAGAGAGCAAGACGGCCATCCTGGACATGGCCGGCGAGACGGCCGGACGCTGGATCGCGCCCTACACCACCATGACCACCACCGGTTCCGCCGAGGACGCAGCGGCGGCGCGGCAGGCGCTGGCGCAAGCCGGGCTGGCGCTGCCGATCGTGCTGAAACCCGATATCGGCTGCAACGGCACCGGCGTGAAGCTGGCCGCCACGCCGGCGGAGCTGGCCCGGGCCGTGGCGCAGTTTCCGCCCGGCACGGGCCTGATGCTGCAGCGGCTGATCCCCTTCGAACATGAGGCCGGGGTGTTCTATATCCGCCATCCGGACGAGCCGCGCGGGCGGATTACCTCGCTGACCTATAAGGAAGCGCCGGTCATCGTCGGCGACGGACGGTCCACCGTGCGGCAACTGATCGACGCGGACGCACGCACCGGGCTGGTGCCGCATTTGTACCTGCCGCGCCTGGGCGCGCGCGTGCATGACGTGCTGCCGGCCGGAGAGCCGATGCGGCTGGTCTTTGCCGGCAATCACTGCAAGGGGTCGATCTTCCGCAACGGCGCGTCCGACATCACCCCTGCCCTGACCGAACAGATCGACCGGATCATGCAGGATATTCCGGATTTCCATTTCGGCCGGATCGACCTGAAATTCGAATCCATCGCATCGCTGCGCCTGGGCCGGGGGTTCGAGATCATCGAGATCAACGGCGTCGGCTCCGAGGCGACCCATATCTGGGATTCGCGCACGACGCTGCGCGAGGCCTACGCCGCGCAGTTCAGCCACTACCGGGAGACGTTCCGAATCGGCGCCAAGAAGAAGAAGGCCGGATGGCGTTCCAGCGGCGCGCTGACCATGCTGCGCTCGTGGCGTCGGCAACGGAAATTGCTGGCGTCCTATCCGATGAACGACTGA
- a CDS encoding VTT domain-containing protein, translating into MFPSLPPLLADAGNSPLFQAAVIIVATFILEDAATILTAMEVQSGPVAMPLALGALYVGIVVGDLGLYGLGRLAALWPPARRWVNLPSGHDGQRWFARNVFRIVFISRFIPGARLPLYTACGFFHASIARFAAAAVMATLIWTTLLFAVSLRVGQFLIDHLGEWKWLGMAGFALTILLVGRIVASVRSPSR; encoded by the coding sequence ATGTTCCCCTCTCTTCCCCCTCTTCTGGCCGATGCCGGCAATTCGCCCCTGTTTCAGGCGGCGGTGATCATCGTCGCCACCTTCATCCTGGAAGATGCAGCGACCATCCTGACGGCGATGGAGGTGCAGTCGGGCCCGGTCGCCATGCCGCTGGCGCTGGGGGCGCTGTATGTCGGCATCGTCGTCGGCGATCTGGGGTTGTACGGCCTGGGGCGCCTGGCGGCGCTCTGGCCGCCCGCGCGGCGGTGGGTCAACCTGCCGAGCGGCCATGACGGGCAACGCTGGTTCGCCCGCAACGTTTTTCGCATCGTCTTCATCAGCCGCTTCATCCCCGGCGCGCGGCTGCCGCTCTATACGGCGTGCGGCTTTTTTCACGCCAGCATCGCCCGCTTCGCCGCTGCCGCGGTCATGGCGACGCTGATCTGGACAACGCTGCTGTTCGCTGTATCGCTTAGGGTCGGCCAGTTTCTGATCGACCATCTGGGCGAATGGAAATGGCTGGGCATGGCCGGTTTTGCGCTGACTATCCTTCTTGTCGGCCGGATCGTGGCCAGTGTGCGGAGTCCGTCCCGATGA
- a CDS encoding lytic murein transglycosylase, whose protein sequence is MTGRRDFLISAASGAVLAAAAPLRARASQAGSYAAFLAGIRADALAQGLSPSIVGRALALEAPNARVLQLDQHQPEFTLTWAQYRQRVLTAKKLADGKAASAMRMGLLRAVSRRYGADPQPLMGIWGLESAYGTRTGSFRITDALATLAYDGRRASFFRAELMNALRILDHGDVAPENMTGSYAGAMGQPQFMPSAYLRYAVDYAGNGRRDIWTSEPDVFGSIANYLGRCGWVPGEPWGQEIAVPPVLAQSELGRGAVRTLGEWMDRGVTRLDGRRFSRTDIRGAVIRPDGPGGEAFMVYRNFSVIRRYNPSDFYALAVGLLGRDVT, encoded by the coding sequence ATGACAGGACGTCGTGATTTTCTGATTTCGGCCGCTTCGGGCGCCGTGCTGGCCGCCGCGGCGCCCCTTCGCGCGCGCGCATCCCAGGCGGGATCCTACGCCGCCTTCCTGGCCGGCATCCGTGCCGACGCCCTCGCCCAGGGCCTGTCGCCCTCGATCGTCGGCCGGGCGCTGGCGCTCGAGGCGCCGAATGCACGCGTGCTGCAACTGGACCAGCATCAGCCGGAATTCACCCTGACCTGGGCACAGTACCGCCAGCGCGTCCTGACCGCCAAGAAGCTGGCCGACGGCAAGGCGGCATCCGCCATGCGGATGGGGCTGCTGCGCGCGGTCAGCCGGCGTTACGGCGCCGATCCGCAGCCGCTGATGGGCATATGGGGCCTGGAATCGGCCTATGGCACCCGGACGGGCAGCTTTCGCATCACCGACGCGCTGGCCACCCTGGCCTATGACGGCAGGCGGGCGTCCTTTTTCCGCGCCGAATTGATGAACGCGCTGCGCATCCTCGACCACGGCGACGTCGCGCCGGAAAACATGACCGGCAGCTATGCCGGCGCGATGGGGCAGCCGCAATTCATGCCCAGCGCCTATCTGCGCTACGCGGTCGATTATGCCGGCAACGGCCGCCGCGACATCTGGACCAGCGAGCCCGACGTCTTCGGCTCGATCGCCAATTATCTGGGCCGCTGCGGCTGGGTGCCGGGCGAACCCTGGGGGCAGGAAATCGCGGTGCCCCCCGTGCTCGCGCAATCCGAACTGGGCCGCGGCGCGGTCCGCACGCTGGGCGAATGGATGGATCGCGGGGTCACCCGCCTGGACGGGCGGCGCTTCTCGCGCACCGACATCAGGGGGGCGGTGATCCGCCCCGACGGGCCGGGCGGCGAGGCGTTCATGGTATACCGCAATTTCTCTGTCATCAGGCGCTACAACCCGTCCGATTTCTACGCGCTGGCGGTCGGCCTGCTGGGTCGCGACGTGACGTGA
- a CDS encoding RlpA-like double-psi beta-barrel domain-containing protein, protein MTRPRLAGLLAMELLVLGLAGCHRRAEPPLPPAAPHYVVGAPYKMGGVWRYPQEDFAYQATGLAVADADRTPFVTTDGEHYDAGAMTASHATLQLPAIVTVRNLENGREITVRVNDRGPVSPGRLIGLTPRAAALLGIGTAPARVAVTGLEVQNEQLAESLPGGQHLDVSAAPVGQVRAESLDGTGGGTIVAAPSGVAGAADIAPLMGSLPPAVRQGYVEGGLLFVEVGTFSTLRYAEIAAARTGGRVVPVRARGRAMWRVHVGPFTNVQAADQGLDQVMGAGVTGARIVVE, encoded by the coding sequence GTGACGCGCCCACGCCTCGCGGGCCTGCTTGCCATGGAACTGCTGGTCCTCGGGCTCGCGGGCTGCCACCGCCGGGCCGAACCGCCACTGCCGCCGGCCGCGCCGCATTACGTGGTGGGTGCGCCCTACAAGATGGGCGGCGTCTGGCGCTATCCGCAGGAAGATTTCGCCTATCAGGCCACGGGCCTGGCGGTGGCCGACGCCGACCGCACGCCCTTCGTCACCACGGATGGCGAGCATTACGATGCCGGTGCCATGACGGCCAGCCATGCCACGCTGCAACTGCCGGCCATCGTCACGGTGCGCAACCTGGAAAACGGGCGCGAGATCACGGTGCGGGTCAATGACCGCGGCCCCGTCTCGCCCGGCCGGCTGATCGGCCTGACCCCGCGCGCCGCCGCCCTGCTGGGGATCGGCACGGCACCCGCCCGCGTCGCCGTCACCGGGCTCGAGGTCCAGAACGAACAATTGGCCGAGTCCCTGCCGGGCGGGCAGCACCTGGACGTCAGCGCGGCGCCGGTCGGACAGGTCCGCGCCGAATCGCTGGACGGCACGGGTGGCGGCACGATCGTCGCCGCGCCGTCCGGCGTGGCCGGCGCGGCGGACATCGCGCCCCTGATGGGCAGCCTGCCCCCGGCGGTGCGCCAGGGTTACGTCGAAGGCGGGCTGCTCTTCGTCGAGGTGGGCACCTTTTCCACCCTGCGCTACGCCGAAATCGCCGCGGCGCGCACCGGGGGGCGGGTCGTTCCGGTCCGCGCGCGCGGCCGCGCGATGTGGCGGGTCCATGTCGGCCCGTTCACGAATGTCCAGGCCGCCGACCAGGGGCTGGACCAGGTAATGGGTGCCGGAGTAACCGGGGCCCGGATCGTCGTCGAATAG